The Panthera uncia isolate 11264 chromosome C2, Puncia_PCG_1.0, whole genome shotgun sequence genome contains a region encoding:
- the LOC125921278 gene encoding calsyntenin-2-like has product MSCYEQVLHHIRYRNWHPASLESRRFRIKCSELNGRYTSNEFNLEVSILHEVRMSDKEHVSHLIVQPPFLQSVHHPESRSSIQRSSVVPSIATVVIIISVCMLVFVVAMGVYRVRIAHQHFTQETEAAKEAEMDWDDSALTITVNPMEKHEEPGHGEEETEEEEEEEVEEDVSSSSSDSEDSEEEEEEEGMGRGRHGQSGARQAQLEWDDSALPY; this is encoded by the exons ATGAGCTGCTATGAGCAGGTGCTGCATCACATCCGCTACCGCAACTGGCATCCAGCTTCCCTGGAGTCCCGACGGTTTAGAATCAAGTGCTCAGAACTCAATGGACGTTATACTAGCAATGAGTTCAACCTCGAG GTCAGCATCCTCCATGAGGTCAGAATGTCAGACAAGGAGCACGTCAGCCACCTTATTGTGCAGCCTCCCTTCCTACAGTCTGTCCACCACCCCGAGTCCCGGAGTAGCATCCAGCGCAGTTCAG TGGTCCCAAGCATCGCCACAGTGGTCATCATCATCTCCGTGTGCATGCTGGTGTTTGTCGTGGCCATGGGCGTGTACCGGGTCCGGATCGCTCACCAGCACTTCACCCAGGAGACTGAGGCTGCCAAGGAGGCGGAGATGGACTGGGACGACTCTGCGCTCACTATCACAGTCAACCCCATGGAG AAACATGAAGAACCAGGGCATGGAGAAGAAGAgactgaggaggaagaggaggaagaagtagAGGAAGACGTGAGCTCCAGCAGCAGTGACTCAGAGGACAgcgaagaggaagaggaggaggaagggatgggCAGGGGCAGACATGGGCAGAGTGGAGCCAGGCAAGCCCAGCTGGAGTGGGACgactctgcccttccctactAG